The Oscillatoria salina IIICB1 genome contains the following window.
GTTTTTCCTTCCCCGGTTTTCATTTCCGCGATTTGTCCTTTGTGGAGGACGATACCGCCTTGTAGCTGAACGTCAAAGTGTCGCATTCCTAAAACTCGACGACTAGCTTCGCGGACAACAGCAAAAGCTTCGGGCAAAATCTCTTCTAGGATTTCTGCCTCTTCTTCGTCGGTTTTCACTTGTGCCAATTTTTCGCGAAATTCTGCTGTTTTTCCCGTCAATTGTTCGTCGGAAAGTTCCTTAATGTCATCTTCTAAAACATTAATATCCGCAACTAAAGGTTGGAATTTTTTGAGTTTGCGTGCGTTAGGATCGCCGAATAATTTTTTTAACATGGTATAAGTAAAAAAACGTTGACTGATTAGCTATAGTTTGACGGCTCTCAGTAGTCAAGCTTTTGTCTATTTATCCTGAATGCTAGTTTTCATAATTCGCTTCAGGCGATTGAACTATTGGTGGTAGCTAGCGCCAAGCTGCGATTTTAGAGGTAATTTTGACAACTAATGATTTAAAAATGACTACGGTCGCACCAATGTCGGTTACTTAATAATGGTATCATTCTCTCTTGTTTCGATGCTGTTACGGGCTTCCCTAGTCCCTAATCCCCAGTCCCTAATCACCAACTGTAGTCGAACTGAGTGGCGTTAGGATGACAGGTAGCGCAGTTTTTGAGGTTGAGGGTGGTGGGTAAATCTACTTGGGGATGGAGTGCTTGAAAATAACGCGATCGCTCGATACGATAAGGCACTGGTTCTTCTTCTTGCAGGGGACGGGAGAAGTAACTTAAGTAGTTCCACATTAACTGGATTTCAAGTGCGATCGGTAGTTGGATTCTTTGTCCGTAGTGTTGTTGGGGTTCGAGGAGTATTCTACGCCAACTTTCGCTGGGGAGAACGGCTGGAGGAACGGGAATATGGCAGCTAGCACAGTTTTCCAGGTAAACTTTTAAACCGAGTTCTTGGTTTGGGGGAACAAAATCTACTGATTTATTCCCCGTTGGCGATAAAGAATAGTTGAATTTTTCCAGATTATTGTTGCTGTCTGCAATGGGTTGGTTGGTTGAAGCGATTTGGCTGGCTGGAGTTTCTCCACCAATAGCTATGCCCCAACCAATGACAATACTCCAGA
Protein-coding sequences here:
- a CDS encoding diheme cytochrome c — its product is MKSKKIKRSRKNQTRKKSPLILLLLILLWSIVIGWGIAIGGETPASQIASTNQPIADSNNNLEKFNYSLSPTGNKSVDFVPPNQELGLKVYLENCASCHIPVPPAVLPSESWRRILLEPQQHYGQRIQLPIALEIQLMWNYLSYFSRPLQEEEPVPYRIERSRYFQALHPQVDLPTTLNLKNCATCHPNATQFDYSW